A DNA window from Bos mutus isolate GX-2022 chromosome 11, NWIPB_WYAK_1.1, whole genome shotgun sequence contains the following coding sequences:
- the PAIP2B gene encoding polyadenylate-binding protein-interacting protein 2B — translation MMNGSSVANTSPSVKSKEDQVLNGHDEKENPFAEYMWMENEEDFNRQVEEELQEQEFLDRCFQEMLDEEDQDWFIPSRDLPQAMGQLQQQLNGLSVSDGRDSEDILSKSNLNPDAKEFIPGVKY, via the exons ATGATGAATGGATCCAGTGTGGCGAATACATCACCCAGTGTAAAATCCAAAGAGGACCAGGTGTTAAATGGGCATGATGAGAAGGAAAACCCATTTGCAGAGTACATGTGGATGGAGAATGAAGAGGATTTCAACAGACAG GTGGAGGAGGAGCTGCAGGAGCAAGAATTCTTGGACCGCTGCTTTCAGGAGATGTTGGACGAGGAAGACCAAGACTGGTTTATTCCATCACGAGACCTGCCTCAGGCCATGGGACAGTTGCAACAACAGTTAAATGGACTGTCCGTCAGTGATGGTCGTGATTCTGAAGATATTTTG AGCAAAAGTAACCTGAATCCGGATGCCAAGGAATTTATACCAGGAGTGAAGTACTGA